From a region of the Fischerella sp. JS2 genome:
- the ureC gene encoding urease subunit alpha, translating to MPYRMDRRAYAETYGPTVGDRIRLADTELFIEVEQDFTTYGDEVKFGGGKVIRDGMGQSPVSNADGAVDMVITNALILDWWGIVKADIGIKDGKIFKIGKAGNPYIQDSIDIIIGPGTEAVAGEGMILTAGGIDAHIHFICPQQIEVAIASGITTMIGGGTGPATGTNATTCTPGAWNIYRMLQAADAFPVNLGFLGKGNTSQPQGLVEQILAGAIGLKLHEDWGTTPATIDTCLSVADDYDVQVAIHTDTLNEAGFVEDTIAAFKNRVIHTYHTEGAGGGHAPDIIKVCGETNVLPSSTNPTRPYTVNTLDEHLDMLMVCHHLDPGIAEDVAFAESRIRRETIAAEDILHDLGAFSMISSDSQAMGRVGEVIIRTWQTAHKMKVQRGFLSPLSSPPYQGGETGGVQNDNFRAKRYVAKYTINPAITHGISLYVGSVEEGKLADLCLWRPAFFGVKPEIVIKGGMIAWSQMGDANASIPTPQPVHMRPMFGSFAGARHATSLTFISQAALESDIPNQLKLQKQAVAVSGTRQLSKQDMKLNDALPRMEVDAETYEVRANGELLTCEPATVLPMAQRYFLF from the coding sequence ATGCCTTACAGAATGGATCGTCGCGCTTATGCGGAAACCTATGGCCCCACAGTAGGCGATCGCATCCGCCTAGCCGACACAGAATTGTTTATCGAAGTCGAACAAGACTTCACTACCTACGGCGATGAAGTAAAATTCGGCGGGGGTAAAGTTATCCGTGATGGTATGGGACAATCCCCAGTCTCCAACGCTGATGGTGCTGTTGATATGGTAATTACTAATGCATTAATTCTCGATTGGTGGGGTATTGTCAAAGCAGATATTGGCATTAAAGACGGCAAAATATTTAAAATTGGTAAAGCTGGAAATCCCTACATTCAAGACAGTATAGATATTATTATCGGTCCTGGTACAGAAGCTGTTGCTGGCGAAGGCATGATTCTCACCGCCGGCGGAATTGATGCCCATATTCATTTTATTTGTCCCCAACAAATTGAGGTTGCGATCGCTTCCGGAATTACTACAATGATTGGTGGCGGTACTGGACCAGCTACTGGTACAAATGCTACTACCTGCACACCCGGAGCTTGGAATATTTACCGCATGCTGCAAGCTGCTGATGCCTTCCCCGTAAACTTGGGATTTTTAGGTAAAGGTAACACCAGTCAACCCCAAGGACTTGTAGAACAAATTTTAGCTGGTGCAATAGGGCTAAAACTCCATGAAGACTGGGGAACAACCCCAGCAACGATTGATACTTGCCTCAGTGTTGCTGATGATTACGACGTGCAGGTAGCGATTCACACTGACACTCTCAATGAAGCAGGATTTGTAGAAGATACAATCGCCGCTTTTAAAAATCGTGTCATCCACACCTATCACACCGAAGGCGCAGGTGGTGGACACGCGCCGGATATCATCAAAGTCTGCGGTGAGACAAATGTTTTACCATCCTCCACTAACCCCACCCGTCCTTATACCGTTAACACTCTTGATGAACACTTGGATATGTTGATGGTTTGTCATCACCTCGATCCAGGAATTGCTGAAGACGTGGCATTTGCTGAGTCACGCATCCGTCGGGAAACCATCGCTGCTGAAGACATTTTGCACGACTTGGGCGCATTTAGCATGATTTCTTCTGACTCCCAAGCAATGGGCAGAGTTGGGGAAGTCATAATTCGTACTTGGCAGACAGCACATAAAATGAAAGTGCAACGCGGATTTTTATCCCCCCTTTCATCCCCCCCTTACCAAGGGGGGGAAACAGGGGGGGTTCAGAATGATAACTTCAGGGCAAAACGCTATGTGGCAAAATACACCATAAACCCAGCAATTACGCATGGAATTTCACTGTATGTAGGTTCAGTGGAAGAGGGTAAACTTGCAGATTTATGTTTGTGGCGTCCAGCATTTTTTGGTGTGAAACCAGAAATAGTAATTAAAGGTGGCATGATTGCATGGTCGCAGATGGGAGACGCTAACGCCAGTATTCCCACACCCCAGCCTGTACATATGCGTCCAATGTTTGGCAGTTTTGCAGGTGCGCGTCACGCGACATCATTAACTTTTATCTCCCAAGCAGCGTTAGAAAGCGATATTCCTAATCAGTTGAAGTTGCAAAAGCAAGCAGTTGCAGTTTCTGGGACGCGACAGTTAAGTAAGCAGGATATGAAGTTGAATGATGCACTACCACGTATGGAAGTAGATGCAGAAACTTACGAAGTTAGGGCAAATGGAGAGTTGTTAACTTGTGAACCAGCAACGGTTCTACCAATGGCACAGCGTTATTTTTTGTTTTGA
- a CDS encoding urease subunit beta translates to MIPGEIITPQGEIELNAGRPTVKLRVSNTGDRPIQVGSHFHFFEVNSALNFDRKQARGMRLDIPAGTAVRFEPGDEKEITLVPLAGTRQVYGFNSRINGNL, encoded by the coding sequence ATGATTCCCGGAGAAATAATTACACCACAAGGCGAAATAGAACTCAACGCAGGGCGTCCGACAGTAAAATTACGAGTGTCAAATACAGGCGATCGCCCTATTCAAGTCGGTTCCCACTTCCACTTTTTTGAAGTCAATAGCGCCTTAAACTTTGATCGAAAACAAGCACGAGGAATGCGCCTCGATATTCCCGCCGGAACAGCAGTTAGATTTGAACCAGGGGATGAAAAAGAAATCACCCTAGTTCCCCTTGCTGGTACACGCCAAGTTTACGGATTTAATAGCAGAATTAACGGAAACCTCTGA
- the ureA gene encoding urease subunit gamma, producing the protein MQLTPQEKDKLLIFTAALLAERRKDRGLKLNHPEAVAYISAAILEGARDGRTVAELMSYGTTLLTRDDVMEGVPQMIHEVQVEATFPDGTKLVTVHNPIR; encoded by the coding sequence GTGCAACTGACGCCGCAGGAAAAAGACAAGTTACTGATTTTCACTGCTGCTTTATTAGCAGAAAGACGTAAGGACAGGGGTTTGAAGTTGAATCATCCAGAAGCTGTTGCCTATATTTCGGCCGCAATTTTGGAAGGTGCGAGAGATGGGAGGACAGTTGCTGAGTTGATGAGTTATGGTACTACCTTATTGACACGGGATGATGTCATGGAAGGAGTACCACAGATGATTCATGAAGTGCAGGTGGAAGCAACTTTTCCTGATGGGACAAAGTTAGTGACAGTGCATAATCCCATCAGGTAA
- a CDS encoding urease accessory protein UreD gives MNQHCNYPITTPSKDFWHGNLHLVYAYRQNQTQLIFNQNQAPLKVQRPFYPEGQEVCHSVILHTAGGIVGGDRLFYNFHLQPHAQALITTATAGKIYRSNGMIAKQIIEIKVDNNACLEWLPQETIVFDRALYRQDIIVKLATNSHYLGWEITRFGRSARGEKFLQGEWRSHTEIWQQGKPLWIDRQWLPGSEEVFHSPHGLAGQPIVGSLVYIGQEISPEIVEKARNLWQLPITHSHFGVTRLEHGLLCRYRGSSTAEVRNWFIGVWQLLRMSFLSRGSCVPRVWQI, from the coding sequence GTGAACCAGCATTGTAATTATCCAATCACAACACCAAGCAAGGATTTTTGGCATGGGAATTTACACTTAGTGTATGCTTATCGCCAAAATCAAACCCAGTTGATTTTCAATCAAAATCAAGCACCGCTAAAAGTACAACGCCCATTTTATCCAGAAGGACAAGAAGTTTGTCATAGTGTGATTTTACATACAGCTGGGGGTATTGTGGGAGGCGATCGCTTATTTTACAACTTCCACCTCCAACCCCATGCTCAAGCATTAATTACTACCGCGACTGCTGGCAAAATTTACCGTAGTAATGGTATGATTGCCAAACAAATTATTGAGATCAAAGTTGATAATAATGCTTGTTTAGAATGGTTGCCCCAAGAAACAATTGTTTTTGACCGTGCATTATACAGACAAGACATTATAGTCAAATTAGCTACAAATTCTCATTATTTAGGCTGGGAAATTACTAGATTTGGACGTAGTGCGAGGGGAGAGAAATTTTTACAAGGAGAGTGGCGATCGCACACCGAAATTTGGCAACAAGGTAAACCTTTATGGATAGATCGACAATGGCTACCAGGTAGTGAAGAAGTTTTTCACAGTCCCCACGGTTTAGCAGGGCAACCAATCGTAGGTAGTCTAGTCTACATTGGACAAGAAATATCACCAGAAATAGTCGAAAAAGCCCGAAATCTTTGGCAATTGCCAATTACCCATTCCCACTTTGGTGTCACTCGTTTAGAACATGGACTTTTGTGTAGATATCGTGGATCTTCAACTGCTGAGGTGAGAAACTGGTTTATCGGTGTTTGGCAGTTATTACGTATGTCTTTTTTGAGTCGTGGTAGCTGTGTGCCAAGAGTTTGGCAGATATGA
- a CDS encoding photosystem II assembly protein has translation MSRIIANWWRSQQFKLAIRRGNTRQAMQLLQEIQKSGARLSWLEKLFRDKLQLEISSQQYKQEVKTLKNNLNDTLQELENRNLDFLTQPQNRQVLVPKQEFIESVYKKFNLKYHDQTKLQCTGIDQDIFNDIEENLIAYLQDELSKIPEKQLKLKLEDALKDINNLKIGQDPSYAFSLTPHVYFMKYFLENVYCLYLAWFLVYEAGLLSKNINILDIAAGPGTVAYGLALFLQSSIGFLQIPQMHISYYSLEKQDAFQYRGLQFWRRYIESRKSLINAYFRFVTDDIFNFNSQSSNLPENFFDFIIISHCFFLESNKKQQANSIYNKIINRSIKINGYVILIIQDKKLFKFYDMPRTEDISQEKYIVNQFVSDLDLDLVWYRYLTSRDSRRPCSAIEFAKFADEKLPKQLYMTSLIQKYFDQRHNSNYKLDDYVILAKK, from the coding sequence ATGAGTAGAATTATCGCTAACTGGTGGCGCAGTCAGCAGTTCAAGTTGGCAATCCGTCGAGGTAACACTCGACAAGCTATGCAGCTATTGCAAGAAATTCAAAAATCAGGGGCAAGATTATCTTGGTTAGAAAAACTGTTTAGAGATAAGCTGCAATTAGAAATTTCTTCACAGCAATACAAGCAAGAGGTAAAAACTCTAAAAAATAATCTCAATGATACCTTACAAGAATTAGAAAATAGAAATTTAGATTTTCTTACTCAACCACAAAATAGGCAGGTATTAGTTCCAAAACAAGAATTTATTGAGTCTGTATATAAAAAATTTAATTTGAAATATCATGACCAAACAAAATTGCAATGTACTGGAATTGACCAAGACATATTTAATGATATAGAAGAAAATTTAATCGCCTATCTACAAGATGAATTGAGTAAAATTCCAGAAAAGCAGTTGAAGCTGAAGCTAGAAGATGCCTTAAAAGATATTAATAATCTAAAAATTGGGCAAGATCCTAGTTATGCTTTTAGTCTGACTCCCCACGTCTATTTCATGAAATATTTTTTAGAAAATGTATATTGTCTTTATTTAGCTTGGTTTCTTGTTTACGAAGCTGGTTTGCTTTCTAAAAATATTAATATTCTTGATATTGCAGCAGGGCCAGGAACTGTTGCCTATGGTCTAGCTTTATTTCTACAAAGTAGTATTGGTTTCTTGCAGATTCCACAGATGCACATATCTTACTATTCTCTAGAAAAACAAGATGCGTTTCAGTATCGAGGACTTCAGTTTTGGCGGCGATATATAGAGTCTCGAAAAAGTTTGATTAATGCTTACTTCAGATTTGTCACTGATGACATCTTTAACTTTAACTCTCAATCAAGTAATCTTCCAGAAAATTTTTTTGATTTTATTATTATTTCTCACTGTTTCTTTTTAGAGAGTAATAAAAAGCAACAAGCAAATTCTATATATAATAAAATTATTAATAGAAGTATTAAAATAAATGGTTATGTAATACTAATAATACAAGATAAAAAATTATTTAAATTTTACGATATGCCTCGCACAGAAGACATATCTCAAGAAAAGTATATAGTTAATCAGTTTGTTTCAGACCTAGATTTAGATTTAGTCTGGTATAGATATTTAACATCAAGAGATTCAAGAAGACCTTGTTCTGCAATTGAATTTGCAAAGTTTGCTGATGAGAAATTGCCTAAACAACTTTATATGACTTCTCTAATCCAAAAATATTTTGATCAAAGACACAATTCTAATTATAAATTAGATGATTATGTAATCCTAGCAAAAAAATAA